The sequence CATGGATATGGTACATCTCCACACAGAATTTAACACAAAATAGTCATCCAAACTCCCAAGGCAGCATCTCAGCAACCATGCATCCGGTTGCATGATTTGCATCACTCAACAACTAGGCCAGTGcattatgcatgcatggacacCACTCTATCCATTCCATCTTAGCAAAGTCAATCATCACTAAAAGGGGTTATTTGAtgtaaaatcaaaatcaaaatgataagatagatcaatatgtgatatattactACATAAATATAGAAGTTTAAATTCAACCTAAATAAGttgaaaaaatatactacaacACATTTCAATATGCAAagtatttatattaatttaaacTTGTAcatgttaaattttaaattatatgtttATGAAAAGATATATCACGATCTTAGTTAATTTATCagaaaactttttaaaactatttgaaACGAAGAAATCTCCCTCAAAAATTTAGAAACCATCCTCATCTCATCATCAAATGGACCAACGATCATTCACTTGGAACTGATCAATCACCCCCCTTATTAATTCTGCATATCAACAACGTGCCAATAATAAATCTAGGTCACTGACGACAAcgacgagaggaggaagaagaagcagcagaagCTGAGCCTGAGAAGCATCCGGCCACGCGTCACCGATAAAGGGCGAAGACGACAGTTTAAGTAGTACAAGCTCTTTGCATCGCCATTGGTGTTGGGGTTTCTCCCTCTGTTGGACTCGACTCTTGATGCATTGTGGCATGAAGGGAACATGAGGAATCTGATTTTATGCGCCTGCAGGTGTTGCCTGTCATCCATTCCCTGATGGCTTGGTGATTTGGTAAAGAATGGTGTGTGGTTCACTGAGGTTGGAATTGGGTTTTCTTTAGGGTATTGTGCATGTGAAGAGGTTGCTCTGTGCATCTAGTAGATGATAAGTGTGTAAGTATAAGATAGGAACTAGGTGATAACCCGTGTTTTGTTGTGGGATTTATggataagtatatgttaaatattgtcgaaatgatgaaagttgaaatgttgagaaaataatgtgaggaagatAATTTGACACATACTTGTTGATCtatataatactacctccgttttttaatagatgacgccgttgactttttctcatatgtttgaccattcgtcttattcaaaaaatttacgtaattatactttattttgttatgagttgttttatcactcatagtactttaagtgtgatttatatcttatatatttgcataaaatttttgaataagacgaatagtcaaacgtgtgagaaaaagtcaacagcgtcatctatttaaaaaatggagggagtataatattgTAATTATGTGTGTCACGCTTGCAGCGGTTTTAAataggctagaatagtaattgctggTGAGTGAAGATGTGGCATACTTGGATAGGATTTTAAATAgactagaatagtaattgctaatgggtgatgatgtggcatgtttgcatgttaagctttagcttctaataattgttaATGGGTAataccaactatatagaaagttagATATGTGATATATGCTTTAATggtgtttttttaagtatattgCGGACAATGACGGTGGATATTCCAGCATATAAATGAGATATGTAAAGCAGAACTTAAAAGTATAATTGCTTATGGTATATTATATTCCCATAGTTGGAGTACTTGGTCACTATCTATAGGAATAAATTGTTGGATGAGCGTTtgagaaaaatattatatgattattagacgattcttcaaggaaaaaaagaacgaTTATGTGATTGTTGGTTTAGAGGGAAATTCGGAATCATGTGACTCGATTCATTATTATGAAAAGCAGCCCACATGCTTTATCTAAATAAGTTGAATTCACATGCTATTATTTTAAGTCGTGACATCctagttgttttcttttttatgggTCATGCTAGTTGTTTAGCATTATCTTTTAGAGGAGTCTATTATAATCTACTTTGCAGGTTTTGCAAGGACTTGGTTTCTTTTGTTCAATTTGTAGAGTATATAAAGTTCTTTGAAGGGGAAAATCCATTAAAGAAAACATAAGTCACCATCCAACGTATGCTTATTTGTAAGTACCTTTTTCCTTATAACTTTTGGCTCAACGATAAAGCACATGACTCAAGATATTTTTTCTCAAGTCAGTAAATTAAATGAAAGAAAAGGTCAAGTAACTTTTCATtggagaaataaattaaatgaaaCTAAAAAAAGATTGTCCAACCGAAAAAGGTGAGTGACTTAGCCTAATTTGAATGATCCAAAGGGATGGCACATTATCTGATTTTGTGATAATGTTTGAgaataaaatgaattaattgactattacaaattttaaaagttgtCTATAAAAGCATTATAAGCAACAATTTATAAGTAGAAAGTTTTGTAAAAATTTCATCGTTTAAAAGCTTGTGAAGCATGTCATAATAATCTATAATCTATTAGAGGAAAATAATGGGGGTATTACTGGACTTCATTGATGTTTAACCTTTAAAGGGATTAAAAGGCTTCCATATATGAAACTCAGCTAAAGAGTAAATAGATAAAAACTGCCTAATCAGCAATCACTGTACTCAATTAGGTAGTAATAAATTATGAtggctaaaaaaaattgtggcaaCAGGCCCACCACAAAGAGACATGGTAACAATGGGTGCAGAAAATCCTGAACAGTGGAGTTACAACAGGGATGTGCTGTCCTCTCCTCTCATCAGTTTCTGACTGCAGTGAAAACTGAAAACCCCAAAAGGAGGAACTTCACAGGAAGAGAACAACAGAAACtcacaatatttttttggcaCTCATTGGCACTTGTCTTCTTCCAatggaaaagaaaggaaaattgGAGATGCTGGTAGTACAAGGCAGCCAGAATTATACATTTCCACTTCTATATGACCACAATAAactcagctgctgctgctgctgctgctactagtCTTTATCCTTTGCTTTCCACTTGATCTCTCCACTGACTCATCCCCATCATCTCCTCTTCTGTTCAGAATCTCCTCCTGCTAAAGCATTtcgttgctgatttttttttttgctggaatTCTTGTTGTGGGGTAAGGCGCAAAGCGCTGCGAGGCAAGGCATAACAGCTGAAAGTTGCAATCTTTATCGGTTTtggattcctcctcctcctgctgctgctctctcTCCTCCAAGGCTCCAACACATCCTGGTCCCGAGAGAAAAAGGGGAGATATTTTTTTGGGGGCGCATGATTCGATCCCTTGTTGTTTGCTGTTGTTGCCTTGCTGCGCAAAGATTTGGTCCTTTCTCGGTCTGTTTCTTGGCCTGTTCagctcggtggtggtggtgttgttgGTGGTGCAGTTCTTGGAGTCACAtggttggtggtggtgtgggCAGTTCTTGATCCAGGCTCAGATTGAAACTGGCGGTCGAGAGATTCCTGGttgcaggagaagttcttggtcGCAtttcgggtggtggtggtggtggtggtggtggcagttcTTGATCTGCTCCCTCGGGAGAATTCGATTGATGTGGTgggttctcttcttcttcttctccttggaGCTCAGTTCCCCAATTCGCCATTTTGATGAGGAGCTCCCACTGTGAGAGCTACTGCGCTCCTCCCTTGTGCAACCTCCCCTGCCTCCCCAAATCCAAAGACGATTCGACCACggacgatgccgccgccgcgtcgtctccaactccggccaccgtcgtcgccgcagcTTTCGCTGAGGACAAGCCTCCTCCGCTGCAGAAGATtgaggcggcggtgacggcaaaCAAGgatcatgatgatgatggtgatggtggtggtgatgagggTAGCAAGGAAGTGGTGGTGACAGTGGTTCCCAAGAGTAGCCTGAAGAAGACTAATTGTGAGGACAGTAAGAATGTGGTGAAGGGCAATGTGAAATGGATGGATTTGCTGGGGAAGGATCTCACTCAAGTTAAAGAATTTGAGCCAAGGTACATACATTTTTTGTTCACTCCCATGTTTATTTACTTACTTAATTACTGTTTGTTGAAATGTATGGTGAATTTTGGTGTGATGTAGTTGTTCATCAATTTAGGTAGAGACGGCTTGTGTTAGCAGAAATGTGGGATGTCTCTAATCTCTAGAGGAATGTTCTGGTCTTAGGTAATCGCTTCACGCGTTTGCTATAAGTCATGGTCATTTGTAGTTGGTTGATATTAGGGGTTCATTATCAAAAAGGCTGAGTcaatggttgtttttttttgccttcTGTCCCTTGATGATGGTGGACTTCTTTTGTTATTCCGATGTAGTGGCCGTGTAAGATGATAATGGGGCAAGTCGTTAAAGTATTGTGCAACTCTActatattttgactttggttttggtgtgtAAGCATAGATGCGGCTGCTGTGGGCACAGTCCATCTGGTCATCATCAGATTAAGAAATTAGATGGCTGGGGTCATACTCTGAAGAAGTAATATCACAATACATTACTAATAATAAAACCCCAATTTGTCGTGCTTGGATAACGGTGAAGACCAAGCCATCTTCTTCCCTTATTGGGTAGCTgctctagattttttttcttcaatgtgTCCAAAATTGGCGGTTTTCTTCAATGCAGCAAGAAAACATAATTGAATATCCAAATTACATTTGTCGCTATCTATATTTGTGCAAGACCACCTGTCTAAATTGAGGCCTAGCCACTTTGCACTGCACTGAAGTTGTCATGTACTTCGCTTTTGGTCAGTTTTTCTTTGTAATTTTGGGTAAAATGTAAACCTGAAGCTCTGCAAGAGATTTGATTTTTAAGACTGAGATGTATCCATGCAGCAGCCATAATCAGATTTAAGGTGTGACATGGACATCATCTTTGTAAATATAGGTCATGTCCATCTGTCAGTGAAATGTTCTGAATATGTGCTActcaactaattaattataagtGCATTTGCCAAGTTTACTCCAGATATTTTTCTTCTCCAAACTTACACGTCAAAATGGATATTTGATTGTCAAGCTGCAAGCaatcttttgtttttgtcatttcTATCTAAAGAACTGGTTAACTGTTTTTTCCTCAATTAGTTTGCAGCAAACCAAGTGGGTAATTGTATATCACCTTGTATGACCCTCTGCACATCCAAGCTAAAGACCAAGCAAGCTTTCAATCTAGATCAGCAGATTCAGCACCatctttattaaaaaaaaaaaatcaatgccCAGGGCGGTTTTGTACATGAACCttcatttttcagaaaaagTCATTGGGTTTGTTGTGGATTGCTTCCATCTGCTTTATATTATCGTATCATGAGTGGATACATTGAATGTTGATTATCTATGTCTTTCACATTTAAACTAGTAATGGCACATTAACACAAACATCTTTCATAGTCTTATTCTATGATGATGGGAACAGCATACCGGCATAATTATCCGTTGTTGTGTCGCTTTCGAAGTTCCTTTCCCTTTACAGCTCTAATTGATTTGAAACTCTCCACGCTAAGTAGTGTATATCCTTGATTGCCATGACTGCTCAAACCTCTTATTACAAAAAGATCAATGTATCATTGTTCTTTGATGCTTATACTACATTTTCTTGCGTGCAGCGAATCTGGAGACTCGGATGACGAAGACGGCAACACCTGCATCTGTGTCATCCAGTAAGCAGCCCCTTGGAGATCATCCCTGTAAATTCTCTGAAAGGAAAAACCGAAAAACAAGTGTCTGGGTCAGCCATTAGTTGTTTATTTGTCAGTAGAGAGATCAGAGAGCCCCCCATTGTGTCGTTGGTTTATCTGGAATTGTGGATGGAATTGGGTTGTGTTGTACTATCAATCAGCAGCAGCTTCACCAGTACATGTTGCACATGCAtagagtttagattttagaAGATTCCTGCAAAGATCTGATGATTATGTTCTTGTCTGACCTTGTTCTGGTAACCTGGTTGGGGTGTTTTGGTGGCAGTATAATGATTATAACCAGCATTGCATTAGGCTGACTGGATTGGCTGAAATGTGGGCCCCCTCTTCTGTATGCCCAGCTTGATGGGCTGGTCTGGGCTGGGCTTAGCTTGGGCCTTAGGCCGCCCAGTCTGATGACACCGTCCGGTCCGAAACTATTCGGGATTCAGACTTCCAGGCCAACTTGATTCATAAGAatccatagaaattttagattAAGCCCTGAATTTCTCCTGAATCCTAGTACCATTTGGACGAAAAATCCTGTAAAAATTGCTTGTGAAATTACCCTCGGCCTAGAATTTTGGGGGTATCTATgcatctttcgaaagatttttatgatcatatcacatagatttttaatttttgcaTTAAAATCCAATAAACACAGTAAAAGataaaaaacaactaaaaacATCATAATGGACACTAATTACCATATcttcaagaaaaagaccaaatccacGCGAagataaatttcaaaacttacatGCGAAGATCcaaaaattacactgtaacttataaaAGTACaatgtaagtttcataaattacactgtaacttacaagaaaatgcaTTGTAAATTTAagtgagaaaatcgagtgagagataagaaaaaaatatttcgagTGAGAGGTAGCAAAATCAATAATTTTTTTGCTTGTGAAGTTAGGTCTTACACGTGGGCCCGGAGCcccagagagagaggggggaataCAAAAGCAGATGAGATCAGATGACCAATCCAACAAAGCAGGAGAGAGATttggcatgtggggcccaccgcgCAGTGAGAGAGAGACACACGAGGCAGATGTCTCGCGTCGTGTAGTGGCCGTTTCACTGCTCCCCTCCTGGCCTCCTCCCTACCAAATCTACCCCCGCCTCGATCCCCAAAacccgcgccgctcgccgtcgccggagacggcgcCGCGCCCCCCCTCCCGCCACGCCCGCGCGCGGCATGGCCTCCGGTAGCTCGGTCGGCGGCGACTCGTacgacgaggaggccgccgccgccgccgtcccccgccgcccccctctcgagctcgacggccgcggcgccgcctccgaccACCGCTCTGGTGAGTGAGCTCGGGGATTTCCTTCTCCGGGGTTCAGGATCGCGTAACTGGCGAGGGCATGGTGCGGGGATTGCGGGCGAGGGATGCGGAGAATTGAGGGAGCAAACGGGATTGCATTTAAATGTGATCAGAAGTCCCGCGTTCTTAGTGTTAGTCGTGTTGTGGTCGTTGGTTTCTGAATTTATGCAATGCGGTTGCTGCCTGCAGCTGCAATGTATGAATTAGTAGAGCTCGTGGACCTTGCTTATGCATCACTGCTACAATTCAGCCACTCTTATTGTAATGTGACAGAGAGTtaactaaattttatactacagGACGGGGTTAAATGAATGGGCTAAACGCGGCATTCTGGAGTTCCTCCCTTTTATGTATGCATTTAATCGTTTGGTGAAACAAATTGTCTATCCGAAAGGACAGAAGTATATACATTGTAATCATCTTTCTACAATGACCCTTATTGTTGTCAACGCAGAAATTTTATTTGGTTAAGCTTGTTCTATCTGTGTGGAGCATGCTAGAGATTTAAAGATATATTGGTGAAATGGGTGCCAATTACTTGAGCATGGCATTTTGTTTTCTATACTGCACTAAGggtgaataaataaatatagggTTGTAGTAACAAATTAAGGGCATGCTAGCTTTGATTCCAAACTcaaatttaccaaaatttggtaatgccaGTTTTTGGTAGGCTGCAGGtatgtttggtttgaggccttaTCAAAGTTTGGCGTGGTGTTAAATATGGAAGTTTCTAGAGTTAGCAGATTTTTGTATGGAAGGTCATttatgttcagtttgttgcGTTGCCAGCATTTCTTAAGGTTAGAAATGGTAGTATACCAAACTTGCCCTAATATTATGGAAGCCTTAGAGTATATATATCAGTTCTAGGTAGTGCATACATTCTTTATTCTTTGTTCCATTTTCTTGTTTGGGGATATATAAATCACGGTTGGATAAGGAGCTCTGGATTACCTTTTTCCCTTTATAGCTATAGTTTTAAGATAGAGATGGCAAAAGGAGATTGGGGACTGTTGTGATTTGTGAGTCTAGTTTCCAATATGTTCCTTCTTATTAACGTTATGCGTTTACTTGGTTGAGGACCCAATGATTGAGGATACTAGCTGATGACCCCGCTCTAtaacaagtatttttttttctgcaaagcTTTATATTTGGTACCACATTATTGTGTGTATTGGGTTAACTGCATTTTATCTCACTTCTCACAAGGAATTAAATGCTTTTGCCTTTTATTTCACATCCTCTCTCCCATTCTTTTCTATTGGCATCATTTTTCCCATTATATACTTATGTTGCAAAATGGTATCATCGAAATGGAAGGTTATGATGATTCATATAGGAAAAATCATAAAGTGACTGGTAAATGGTTTCTCATCAGTTTGCGCTTCGCATTCTATAGTAGTGTGAACTCACTTCTGCTTTGCCATGTTTGAATTATATTGAACAGATACAGCTTATTTCTATATTCCAGAGTTGAAATTTTGCAATCATCACAGCATACAAAGTTGCATGTAGTTCCATTCAGTCGCTATATTTTTATTCATGTGCTATATAATGTAAAAAGGATATCCTTATGCATTTGATCTTcctaataaattttatatttgctcACCCTCTTTCAAGATTATCTCAAAGTACTCATTACTATCATGGATTCATGGTATCTATTGTAGGATTCATTCCTAGATATCAGGTGGGCTCAAGTAAAGTTGACACAAGTGAAAGATACTTTGATGAGTGGCAAAAGAAGCTGCCCAATACAGATGAAATCCGCAAGAGCAAGCCTAGATCAAGATATTTCACAATATCTGGGGTGGAACTATCCCCAGATAATATGGCAGTTGCAACTGTGTATTTTGTGCAAGGGGTTTTAGGCCTTGCTCGACTTGCTGTGAGTTTTTACTTAAAAGATGATCTTCATCTTGATCCTGCAGAGGTCTGTGTTCCCCTCTAAATGCtatcttttttgttttggtATTGGTATTTATTTATGTAATCTCATTCCACCCTTACAGTAAGTTGATTCCTATATAGGTCTTGATAAGTGATCAATATGTTTTCTCCCATGTAGACTGCAGTTATATCTGGCTTCTCATCCTTGCCATGGTTGATCAAGCCCCTGTATGGCTTTATCAGGTCTTACAAAAGCTCCTGCCTACAGTTCTTTCTGCTATCTGTACAGTGGTGTAACTAGAATTCTGCTGTTCTTTGCCTTTCAGTGATTCCATCCCACTCTTTGGATATCGACGAAGGTCATACCTTATTCTGTCAGGATTCCTTGGTGCTCTTTCATGGGGTTTGATGGCTACATTGGTGGATAGTAAATACAGTGCAGCATTCTCTATTCTGCTGGGATCACTTTCTGTTGCCTTCTCAGATGTTGTAAGTTTAAATTGAATATTATACGAGCTAGTTATATTTATGATCtaaaaagtatatattaaatgctATATATTTCGTTTACTAGCATCACATCATGTCCATGCATTACGATGGATCCCAACTGAAGATACTATAAGCAGTATGGGTTCATATTAAGAAATGTTTCACTCGACTACAAATTTCTGCGCACATGAGCCTATCTTCCTAAATGTTTCAACTGCGTGCGTGAAGATATTGATAGTAGTCCACTTATAAATTCTGTAATGCATAGGTGTCGACAACCGTTTTAACCAAAATTTCTCTTATAAGTCACCATTATGTCATGCTACAGTCAACAGAGAACAAGACGTCATGGTTCACTATCCTCAAAAGTCAACAACTattaatgaaattttatatgattgttTACAGTTACAAAATGGAAACAAACTggcattttttaagttttcttGAATTCTTCTCTTTTATGTTAACATGTGCTGAATCTCATCGATTGATGGCTTTTCCTCTAACTAGGTTGTGAGTAATGCACCTGTATAACCTATATAACATTGTTGTTTCATTTAAGAAGATACAGCGTGCTATtacttataaaaaatatatatatctccgGTTGAACTTTTGCACTACATTTGCTATATTCTTCAAACTGGTCAAATGCCCTAACAGGCTCTACATTGATTACATCTAGCCTAACAGAGAATGCCATTGTGCAAAGTATGACCAGATGATCTTTTTGTTAAAATAATTTCCACATCATATGTTTGGCCAAGGCTTTTGTACATCTATCTCAATGACATTAGTGAAAACGTTGCAGGTGGTGGATTCTATGGTTGTTGAGAGAGCTCGTGGCGAATCACAGAGTACATCTGGATCTCTCCAGTCACTATGTTGGGGATCCTCAGCTTTTGGAGGAATAGTGAGTGCATATTTCAGTGGTTCACTTGTGGATACTTATGGAGTAAGGTTTGTCCAAAAGCATCACTGAATCTACTGCAGTTCATCATGTATTTTAGACTTTCAGTGCTGTCCACTGATGGAAGTATTCCTGTAAACGCAGATTTGTCTTTGGTGTTACAGCTTTTTTACCCCTGATGACATCTGCTGTTGCAGTTCTTGTAAATGAACACCGTCTATCTTCAGGGGAACGTGCTATGTCACACTCTGGTTCAGGATTCATTGAGACCTCTAAGCAGCATATCCGGCAGCTTTGGACTTCAGTAAAGCAACCTAACATTTTCTTGCCCACCTTGTTTATATTCCTCTGGCAGGCAACACCTAAGTCGGATTCCGCCATGTTTTTCTTCATGTAAGTATCAAACTAACTACAATAGTAGCTCACCATGACGATATCTTGTTGTGAAGCACTTTTGAGTCCTTTTGACTGTTGTTCTGGAGTTGGTTGTAAATTCAGTAAGTAAAGCTCTCATGTCTTAGGAGAAAGGTCCGACTGTAGAAGGTCATTAGGTGGTTACTCTACCTAATGTTTATTGGAGCAATTTATTTGTCATAGGGTTTTACATACAGAGGATGTCAAATAAAAACAAACTACTTTATGCAACAAGTAAGTGGTGATTCTCGCCAACTTAATTTGGAGCATCCTTTTCATACATGTGTATTTGTTGTATTCCATCCCTCTGTAGTAGACACTAGACTAGTCTTGcagtgtaaaaatatatattttgtgagATCAAATTCTATTATGCTGATTCAGAACCTATTTGGATCTTGGTTCCGCCAGATAGGAACATCATTTTAAATCATGTTGGCTCTAGCGTATTTGTTACTCATTATGAATAATTTGTGCGTGATTAGCTGTTTCTCTATGTGATGCTTGTTTAAAATGGTTGATTttttcttgttatgttaatGTTTTCAGCACAAATAAGCTTGGGTTCACGCCAGAATTTCTAGGACGTGTAAAGCTTGTTACATCTATTGCTTCATTGCTTGGTGTTGGGCTTTATAACTATTTTCTAAAGGCGGTTCCTCTAAGGAAAATCTTCCTGGCGACAACCATCATAGGTTCAGCCCTTGGAATGACACAGGTGCTTTTTGGTTCTATTCATTTCAGCACTGCTTCTATTAGTTttgatatctttttttaatgaaatggTGTATACCTTCAGGTTCTTCTTGTTACTGGGCTTAATCGGCAGTTTGGAATCAGTGATGAATGGTTCTCTATTGGGGATTCGTTAATCATTACAGTCCTAAGTCAGGTATGAAACCTTACTGCAGTTGCTGATTGCTGTAAATTGTTTTATGCTGTATAACTGGGGGTGCAGGAAAAGGTTTATTTGTTGCACAAAATGCATCCAATTGATCATTTTTGCTGCTTGCATAGTGAGATGAAACACAACACCTTATTTATTGTGCCTGTAACTGAGCTTGTGTGCAAAATGACCAGGGTGTTTTTGTTAATTACTATTGATTATACACTCAGCTCAGTTTTGGCCCTCATGTGTCtgtgacatgtgggtccatgtGGTAACTTGTTAATTACCACAtctaagagtggcaaatagttgaATATGGGGGGGGCAAGGGGGGGTTATGATAACCACTTCTGAGGAGGGCATTCCCATGTGCCAATGTTCCCTAGCCAGCAAGATTGTTTAGATATCAACATGTCTCATTTTAGATCTATGCTTTAATATGTCCTCATGCCCTCAATTTCTGTCCCTGTATGTAATCTTAAGTCATCTGAATTGTTTTGTAGGCTTCATTTATGCCAGTTTTGGTGTTAGCAGCTAAATTGTGTCCACCAGGAATGGAAGCAACTCTGTTTGCCACTTTGATGTCCATCTCTAATGCTGGAAGTGTTAGTGGTGGTCTAGTTGGTGCTGGTCTAACTCAATTTTTTGGAGTCACTAAGGACAGCTTTAAGAATCTAGCTCTCTTGATTGTCATCTGCAATCTCAGTGCGCTGCTGCCTCTGCCTCTTCTAGGCCTCCTTCCAGAGGAATCAGGTAATGCAGATGACGGAGAAACAAAACATAATTGACTTGAGGATTTCTCTAGCTCTGCCCGTCCAACTCAGATACAGCCCATCGTCTTGGAGTTGAATGAATCTGCAGGGAAAGTATGAACTCATACTGCGGAAGTGCAGATAGCTTCAATTGGCCACTGCTTTCATCACTTAGGTCAAACTTTTTTTAGTCTGACCATTAACTTGCAAGCTGGTACCATGGTTCAAGATCATCAGAAAATGAGCTTCAATGCTAAACAATACAggtatatcatttttttctccttttccattTTACAGTTTAGCACGTATACCAAAGTCTAATTTACAATGTGTCTATGAGTACTGAGCAAGTGTTGTAATTTTTGTACTCTTTATGTTGCTGATTTAACCCCATGAAAAGTAGATGAGGGGGTTAACTATTGTAGTTAAACCATGAATTCCTTATAAATATGAATGTATTCTGCCAAAAATATGTTACACGCATTACAActttactgattttttttttggcctctTTGGTGACAACAAGCAGTCCTTCTGAAACAGTAATTCCTTTGACCTCTGTTCTgaggataatatgaaatagtTCCAATTTATTGGCAATTGAATAGGTACAAGATAATTCTATGTTGACCATTACGAACACTTAACCTGAAAGCTTCAtgacatattttatatttacccTTTGAGTATATGCTGTGCCTCTATTTTATCTGCAGTTCCAACGAATTAGCTATCAGTTTACTATTGCATCATGACTACAATCTTAGAAGGTTATGGTCGCTATTTTCTCCATCGGCAATCCTGCCAGTATGAATTACTATGAATTTCTTTACAAAGAAGTGGAGTACT is a genomic window of Oryza glaberrima chromosome 7, OglaRS2, whole genome shotgun sequence containing:
- the LOC127779520 gene encoding uncharacterized protein LOC127779520; protein product: MRSSHCESYCAPPLCNLPCLPKSKDDSTTDDAAAASSPTPATVVAAAFAEDKPPPLQKIEAAVTANKDHDDDGDGGGDEGSKEVVVTVVPKSSLKKTNCEDSKNVVKGNVKWMDLLGKDLTQVKEFEPSESGDSDDEDGNTCICVIQ
- the LOC127779510 gene encoding folate-biopterin transporter 1, chloroplastic-like, whose product is MASGSSVGGDSYDEEAAAAAVPRRPPLELDGRGAASDHRSGFIPRYQVGSSKVDTSERYFDEWQKKLPNTDEIRKSKPRSRYFTISGVELSPDNMAVATVYFVQGVLGLARLAVSFYLKDDLHLDPAETAVISGFSSLPWLIKPLYGFISDSIPLFGYRRRSYLILSGFLGALSWGLMATLVDSKYSAAFSILLGSLSVAFSDVVVDSMVVERARGESQSTSGSLQSLCWGSSAFGGIVSAYFSGSLVDTYGVRFVFGVTAFLPLMTSAVAVLVNEHRLSSGERAMSHSGSGFIETSKQHIRQLWTSVKQPNIFLPTLFIFLWQATPKSDSAMFFFITNKLGFTPEFLGRVKLVTSIASLLGVGLYNYFLKAVPLRKIFLATTIIGSALGMTQVLLVTGLNRQFGISDEWFSIGDSLIITVLSQASFMPVLVLAAKLCPPGMEATLFATLMSISNAGSVSGGLVGAGLTQFFGVTKDSFKNLALLIVICNLSALLPLPLLGLLPEESGNADDGETKHN